Below is a genomic region from Patescibacteria group bacterium.
TATAGAAGCCGATGAATATCAAAACAAGCTGGCCAATTATCAGCCTAAAGCCGTAATTTTAAATAATATTGACTACGATCATCCGGATTTTTTTCCCACGCCCGAAGATTATGAAAACGTTTTCATTGAATTCATAAAAAAAATTCCGGGCAAAGGATTTTTAGTGGCGAATTTTGACGACCCGATAATCAGAAAAACCGCTCAAGTGAATTGCAAAGGCAAGGTTATAACCTACGCGATCAACGAAGCGGCCGATTACGTGGCCTATGACATTAAAAATAACAACGGCCAACAGTATTTTAAAGTAAAATTGGGTGTTGAAGCTATTGATGACGACGGCGATGAAATAAGCGCCGAGGAGCTAGGCGATTTTTCTATCCAGCTCGCCGGCCGGCATAATATTTTAAACGCTTTGGCCGTAATCGCTACCTGCGTGGAATTAAATGTGGAGCTATTCAAAATCAGAAAATATCTGGAAGAATTTACCGGCACGGCCAGGCGAATGCAGGTCTTAGGCGAATTTAAGGGCGCAGTCGTAGTGGACGACTACGCTCATCATCCGACGGAAATAAAAGCCACCGTAGAGGCGGTGCGGCAGAAATACGGCGATAGAAATTTAATCGTGGTTTTTCACCCGCATACTTTTAGCCGCACCAAGGCTCTATTCAATGATTTTGCTGAAAGTTTCAGCGGCGTTGATGAATTGATTATTATAGATATCTATGGTTCGGCGCGCGAGCGGCAAGGCGGGGCGCACAGCCGGGATTTAGTGGAAAAAATAAAAAGCAATAATCAGCTAGCCGGCGTTAAGCAGGCGGTAAAATATATTTCAACATTGGCGGAATGCGAAAAATATTTGCGCGGCCGGATTGAGAGAGGTGATGTCGTAGCGCTAATGGGCGCCGGCGATATATTCAGGATAGGGGAAAATTTAGTGAAAGAATAAAACTCAATCTGTCTGTAATATTTTTTCTAATTTTACGTATTATTTATAAAGAGGTATATTATATTCCTGTTTTTTTATATTTATGACCGATGCGGAATTAAAGCTAAAATTAAATAAAAAGTCGATTAATATGCGCCAATTCTGGTTAAGATTATGGCAATTAATCGCGGCTTCGCATAAGCAAATTATTAATTTGTTTGTTTTGATAATATTTTTTGAGCTGTCAAAATTCATCGGGCCGTATTTCTTAAAGCGGATTATAGATCTAATTACCGATTTTAAGCCCGAGCATATAAAAGATATTCTGATTTTTATCGGCTTGATTTTAGTTTCCGATTTTGTCGTTTATACGATTGATTATTTCGCCGACAAAAAAATATTCAGAATTATCGTTGATGTGGAAAAATATTTATCGGTTAACGCCCAGAAAAAAATGGTGGCTTTGGGCTTAAGCTACCATGAAAAAGAGAATACCGGCAATAAAATTTTTAAAATCCAAAGAGGCATAGATAAAATAACCGATCTTTTAGGCAACTTTTTTTGGGACGTCGGGCCGACGATAATCCAGACCATATTCACGGCCGCGATATTATTTATTATGGATTGGCGCTTCGGCTTGGTGTTTATTTTTTTTACCCCGATTTTTATCTTGCTGACTTCCAGCCTGAACAAAAAAATATCTCCTTGGCGCCGCTTGCGCCATGACATGTATGAAGACGCCGCCGGGAAAATGGCTCAGACGATCATTAATATCAATACGGTAAAATCTTTCGTCCAGGAAAACCGCGAGGTCAGGGAATTCAAGGAAATAAAAGAAGAAACCAAGAAAGTCGCTTTATTGGAATTTTTTAAATTGTTGAAATATAATTATTTCAGAAGCTCGGTTATAACCGGCGGCCGGATTTTTATTCTGCTCCTGGGCGTTTATTTGGTTTGGACCGGCGGCCTTACTATCGGCAGCCTGGTTTTTATAATTACGATTTCGGAAAAAGCTTTGATTTCTTTGTTCAGAATCTCCCGGCTGTATGACCGGATTATGGATTCAAGCGAAGCTATTAATCGCCTGTATAAACTGGAAAATCAGGGCCTGGATATTATTAATCCGGCTGCGGGCTTAAAAGTGAAAAGCTTAAGCGGCCAGATTGAGTTTAAAAATGTGAGGTTTGTTTATAAAGATAGCAGCGTTAAGGCGCTTAATAAAGTGAATTTTCAGATAAATTCCGGCTGCACTACGGCTTTAGTCGGCCCGTCCGGCGGCGGGAAAACCACGGTGGCGCGCCTGATTTACCGCCATTATGATCCGACGGAAGGAAAAATTTTGCTTGATGGCAAGGATTTGAAAGATTATGATTTGTATAGTTTTAGGAGATTCCTAGCCATCGTGCCCCAGGAAGTGGAAATTTTCAATACCAGCATTAAAGATAATATTTCTTACGCTAATAAGGGCGTAAGCTTCGCGGAAATTAAAGCGGCGGCTAAAATCGCCAACGCCGAGGAATATATCAATAAATTAAAGCAAGGCTATGATACTATAGTCGGCGAGCGCGGCGTTAAGCTTTCCGGCGGGCAAAGGCAGAGGCTCGGCATCGCCCGGGCGATTTTAGCCAATCCGAAAATTTTGATTTTTGATGAAGCCACTTCTAATCTTGATTCATCAAGCGAAAAATTAATTCAAGAAGCCTTGGGAAAAATCAGTAAAGACCGGACGGTGGTTATAATCGCCCATCGCCTAAGCACGATTAAGCGGGCTGACAAAATTATTGTCCTGGAAGACGGAAAAGTGGCCGAGCAGGGCAGCCATTATGAATTATCTAAAATGCAAAGCGGCTTATATAATAAATTATTAAATCTTCAGCGCGTCGGCGATATAAAATAGCGGCGCTTGACAAATTTAATAAATTAAGGTATATTAGAATGTTTTAAGTAGAGAGTGTTTTTTCAATCTTTGAAAGGGGGTGGTCTTTAAAAATAGATGTGTGGTGATAGCAGAATTAAACAAAACAATTAAAAAACAAAAAGGGGTGAAAAATGAACGAAAGCGAAGTCGATGTAAGATTCGGGAGAAGTCCCGACGGTAGAGGCGTAGTTATATTTTTAGACGAAAAAACTCCGCCTGAAAAAATGAAAGAATTTATTAAAACCTGTGAAGGGATAATTAATGTCGAAACAGTTAATACTCCTCTCGGGATAGGAGTCGCAGGGAAAAATCCACAGATATTATATTATGAAATCGGCGAGTTTATGGCCGATGGTTGCGTTGAAAGAATCAGCAAGCCTGTGGAAATTCTCTAGTACGCACTATGGCAATTAGATAAAAGCGCCTTAAAAAATAGGCCAGTAAAAATTTTATCTAAATGCCATAGAACAACGGCCAAACTTTTTTCGGAGTTTTACCCGCTAAGGGTGAGGCCAAGAGGACAAGCAAACATCGCTTGTCCTTCTTTTTTTACGCGCATGGCTTTTTTATGGTTTTTTTGTTAAGATATATTAAAATATCTTATCAATATGGCGATAAAAATAATTACCAATATTATATTAATAATCAGCCTGGGAATCGTGCAGATTTCTTTGATTAGCGGTTTGCCCGGCCTGGCCGGCAGTTTAAATCTGGCCCTGGTGGTTTTAATTTTCATTTTAGGTTTTTCCGGTTTTAATTTTACTGCCTGGTGGGCGGTCGGCCTGGGATTTTTATTTGAAGTTTTTTCCTTCTTGCCCTTTGGCGCTTATCTTATTAGCTTAAGCCTGACGGTCGTTATTGCCAATTGGCTGTTAAATTATTCTCTGACTAACCGTTCGCTCTATTCATTTTTGGCTCTAGCCGCTTTGGCAACCGTTATCTATGAATTGGCAATTAATTCTTTCGTTTTAATTTTCGCGGAGGCAAGCTCGTCCGCTTTGGTGACGCAAAGCAATTTTTGGCTTTCGCTCCTGGAAAAAATCGGCCTGAATCTTTTATTCACTTTTATTATTTATTATATAATTTATTTTTTAGGCAGAAGTTTAAGCCCGGTGTTTTTAGTTCGTCCTGTTAAATAGCTTCGCTCCGGCAAGGCCGGATTTAACGGGGTAAAAAAATATTAACATGGCTTCCATATTTAGAAGACAATATAAAAAAAGCCACCCTTTTACCATAAAAGAAGGAGATGTTAAGCTTGGTAAATTAAACAGAGGTTCGGCCGAGGACTGGCTGGAGCAGACTTCAAGCACCGAAGAAACTATCGGCAAAAATTTTAACATCAATAAAATTTTTAAAATAAATTTGGCTTTGCTTTTTTTCATCGGCGTTATTTTAAGCCGCGCCGCCTGGCTGCAGGTAGTTAAGGGAAGCTACTATTATGAATTGGCCGAAGGCAACCGCATCAGGGTTGAAAGGCTGGAAGCTAAAAGGGGCGTGATTTATGACCGCGCTTATCGGCCGCTGGTTAGGAATTCGGCTAATTTTTTATTGTATTTCGTGCCGGCTGATTTGCCTAAAGACGGTTTGGCGCGCCAAGCCATTATTCAAAGAGTCAGCGAAAATTTAGCCGATTTACAGCCCGAGGATATTTTAAATTTGCTGTCCGGAATTAAACCGGGTTCGCTTGAATCATATCAGCCGCTGTTTATCGCCGATAACATTGATTATGATAAAGCCATGGCGCTTTATCTGGAGTCCGATAAGATGCCCGGAGTGGTTATAACCAATAAAACCAGGCGGGAATATAATTTATACAGCTTGTCGCTATCCCATATTTTAGGCTATACGGGGAAAATTAATGATAAAGAGTTGGCAAAATTCGGCTCGGAATATCTGCCGATTGATTATATCGGAAAATCAGGCATAGAAAATTTTTGGGAAAATGAAATGAAAGGCGCTAACGGCAAAAAACAAATTGAAGTTGACGCCTTAGGCAAAGAAAAAAAGATTATTAATCAGGAAGCCGGAGAAGACGGGCATAATTTGGTTTTATCGATTGATATAACTTTGCAGAAAAAATTAGAAGAAGCGGTTATAGCCGCTCTGCAAAAAGTTCATCTTAATAAGGCTTGCGCCATCGCTTTGGATCCGAATAACGGCGAAATTTTAGCCATGGTGAGCTTTCCTTCATACAATAATAATGACTTTGCCCGCGGCCTGACACAGGCGGAATATGACAAAATCGCCAATCATCCGGACAAGCCTTTTATTAATCGCTGTATTTCCGGAGAATATCCGTCCGGCTCGGTTATTAAGCCGGTCATCGCGGCCGCGGCGCTTGAAGAAAATATTATCAATGAAAATACCAGCTTTTTAAGTACGGGCGGCATAAGAATCGGCCAGTGGTTTTTTCCTGACTGGAAAGCCGGCGGGCACGGCACCACCAATGTTAAACGGGCGTTAGCCGAATCAATTAATACTTTTTTTTATTATATCGGCGGCGGTTATCAGGATTTTAAAGGCCTTGGCTTAGAACGCATGGTAAAATACGAAAAATTATTCGGGCTGGACGCGCAAACCGGAGTTGATCTGCCGGGTGAAGCCGGCGGATTTTTACCGACCGCGGAATGGAAAAAAGAAACCAAAGGCGAAGTTTGGTATATCGGCGATACTTATCATCTCTCAATCGGCCAGGGAGATACTTTAGTCACGCCCTTGCAGGTCGCGGATTATACGGCCGTGTTCGCCAACGGCGGCTCTTTGTATCGGCCGCATTTAATCAAGCAGGTATTAAACAGCCAAGATCAATTAATCGGTGAAGTTGATAATAAGCCGATTAAAGCCAATATTGTAAGCTCTAAAAATATAAATATTATTAGGGAAGGCATGAGGCAGACGGTTACGGCCGGCAGCGCGCGCAGTTTGCAATCAGTGCCGGTAGCCGTAGCCGGAAAAACCGGCACGGCGCAGTGGTCAAGCACCAAGCCGACCCATGCCTGGTTTACCGGCTTCGCGCCTTACGATAAGCCGGAAATAGTCATAACTATTTTAATTGAGCAGGGGGGCGAAGGTTCAAGCGTAGCCGTGCCCATCGCTAATGAAGTTTTAACTTGGTATTTTAATCAAAAGAAATAGCTACGTTAAGGCTGGAAAAAATTATTTTTTCTGCTTAGACGAAATTTGTGCTCCCTACGGTCGCTACAATTTCGTATGCGCGATAAAAATAATTTTTTCCAGCCTTGTTAAATTTTCGTCATCCCGGGCTTGACCCGGGATCCAGAAGTAAGCGGCAGGAGCATGAAAAATAACCCTAAGACGTCCGACGTCTCCGAGACGTCGGACGTCTGCCGCTCATATTTTAGCACTCTCTCTTGACCCCGTACGCTCGCCAGGCTCGCTACGGGGCAGGCACGAGTGTTTTTTGATATCAAAATTAGCACTCTTGACATAGGAGTGCTAAGTGGTGTAAAATGTAAAATATAGTGAAATTTTGTGTAAAAAATATGGACGAAAGAAAGGCTTTAATTTTAAAGACCATCGTTATAGAGCATATAAAAACCGGCGCTCCCGTAGGGTCGGAAGTTTTGGTTGATAAATATAAATTGGATATTTCTTCGGCCACGGTCAGAAACGAAATGGCTGAATTGGAACAGTCCGGCTTTATCGCCCAGCCGCATACTTCGGCCGGCCGCATCCCGACCGAAAAGGCTTATAATTTATATATTGAAAATTTGGCTGAAAAAAAATTAGGCGCCGCGGAAATTAAAAGTTTTTCCAGGCTGTTAAAAGATAAAGACGAAATAAGTTTTAAACAGGCGGCCAAAGAGCTGGCTAAGGTTTCCGGCAACGCGGTTTTCTGGGCTTTCCACCGGAATAATTTATATTATACCGGCATTTCTAATTTATTGTCCCAGCCGGAGTTTAATGAGACTAAATTAATTTATGACATTTCGCAAATTATTGATCGGGTGGATGAAATAATAGATAATATTTACAATAAGCTGGAAGCCGGCCCGCAGATATTTTTAGGCGCCGATAATCCTTTCGGAGATTTTTGCGGCACGATTTTGTCTAAGTATAAATTTAAGGACGATATCGGCTTGTTTGGAATTTTAGGGCCCATGCGGATGGATTATGAAAAAAATC
It encodes:
- the murC gene encoding UDP-N-acetylmuramate--L-alanine ligase; amino-acid sequence: MDFSKIKKIYMIGVKGVGMTMLGQFLAASARHSLGEGGRIKISGSDGPEKYMTDAVLAKAGIKVIEHFDALNIPRAADLIIYSTAYNAETNVEVAAAFAKASAAKAAVKVLTYAQALGEIFNQKYGIAVVGSHGKTTTTAWLGYVMKMAELLPNVMVGARVPQFDGCSLIGGSDYLVIEADEYQNKLANYQPKAVILNNIDYDHPDFFPTPEDYENVFIEFIKKIPGKGFLVANFDDPIIRKTAQVNCKGKVITYAINEAADYVAYDIKNNNGQQYFKVKLGVEAIDDDGDEISAEELGDFSIQLAGRHNILNALAVIATCVELNVELFKIRKYLEEFTGTARRMQVLGEFKGAVVVDDYAHHPTEIKATVEAVRQKYGDRNLIVVFHPHTFSRTKALFNDFAESFSGVDELIIIDIYGSARERQGGAHSRDLVEKIKSNNQLAGVKQAVKYISTLAECEKYLRGRIERGDVVALMGAGDIFRIGENLVKE
- the mrdA gene encoding penicillin-binding protein 2, which translates into the protein MASIFRRQYKKSHPFTIKEGDVKLGKLNRGSAEDWLEQTSSTEETIGKNFNINKIFKINLALLFFIGVILSRAAWLQVVKGSYYYELAEGNRIRVERLEAKRGVIYDRAYRPLVRNSANFLLYFVPADLPKDGLARQAIIQRVSENLADLQPEDILNLLSGIKPGSLESYQPLFIADNIDYDKAMALYLESDKMPGVVITNKTRREYNLYSLSLSHILGYTGKINDKELAKFGSEYLPIDYIGKSGIENFWENEMKGANGKKQIEVDALGKEKKIINQEAGEDGHNLVLSIDITLQKKLEEAVIAALQKVHLNKACAIALDPNNGEILAMVSFPSYNNNDFARGLTQAEYDKIANHPDKPFINRCISGEYPSGSVIKPVIAAAALEENIINENTSFLSTGGIRIGQWFFPDWKAGGHGTTNVKRALAESINTFFYYIGGGYQDFKGLGLERMVKYEKLFGLDAQTGVDLPGEAGGFLPTAEWKKETKGEVWYIGDTYHLSIGQGDTLVTPLQVADYTAVFANGGSLYRPHLIKQVLNSQDQLIGEVDNKPIKANIVSSKNINIIREGMRQTVTAGSARSLQSVPVAVAGKTGTAQWSSTKPTHAWFTGFAPYDKPEIVITILIEQGGEGSSVAVPIANEVLTWYFNQKK
- a CDS encoding ABC transporter ATP-binding protein, whose product is MTDAELKLKLNKKSINMRQFWLRLWQLIAASHKQIINLFVLIIFFELSKFIGPYFLKRIIDLITDFKPEHIKDILIFIGLILVSDFVVYTIDYFADKKIFRIIVDVEKYLSVNAQKKMVALGLSYHEKENTGNKIFKIQRGIDKITDLLGNFFWDVGPTIIQTIFTAAILFIMDWRFGLVFIFFTPIFILLTSSLNKKISPWRRLRHDMYEDAAGKMAQTIININTVKSFVQENREVREFKEIKEETKKVALLEFFKLLKYNYFRSSVITGGRIFILLLGVYLVWTGGLTIGSLVFIITISEKALISLFRISRLYDRIMDSSEAINRLYKLENQGLDIINPAAGLKVKSLSGQIEFKNVRFVYKDSSVKALNKVNFQINSGCTTALVGPSGGGKTTVARLIYRHYDPTEGKILLDGKDLKDYDLYSFRRFLAIVPQEVEIFNTSIKDNISYANKGVSFAEIKAAAKIANAEEYINKLKQGYDTIVGERGVKLSGGQRQRLGIARAILANPKILIFDEATSNLDSSSEKLIQEALGKISKDRTVVIIAHRLSTIKRADKIIVLEDGKVAEQGSHYELSKMQSGLYNKLLNLQRVGDIK